The sequence CAGCCAAGGGTATCGTTATGGGAGATTGAGCCTTTGACAACTTTCCCCATGTATCCATCACTGTTTCCCCTTCGACTGAAACGTCCTTGGATTCCTGGGGCCTCATCTATGCATGGTAAAGTCTATGTTCAAATGTGGTTTTATTATTTGGTGCCTTTATCTTCTGAAAAATTCAatgcaattttcaattttttctttcttgcttttggCATTTAGTTGATTAAATTTGATACACTTTTGTTTGATAGGCTAATTCTGAATTTCTGAGTGATATAGATGAGCTCTAGTAAATTTCTGCATGGAGAAGTGtaggtttgaaatttgaaaatggtCCAGTAAAATACTTTTCTTTGTGCATGAAATAAGCTGTTTAATGTTGCTAATGTTATGGAGGGGCTTTTCTCCTCGGATCTACTTCATGCCATTCTAGTCTCTCTCTATGAGGCCAAAGTGATTGAGGAGAGGTCGAGTCAGTCAAATACGATTTTAGCACGAAACTGACTTAAGGAACAAAAGATTGAGTGTTGAGCATGcataaagaaaaagagagttTACCTAGGTAAAGTCATAGAGGAAGGTTTAAGAAATTGAGTAATACTGAGAGAGACAATAAGACAGTTCCAAGGCTGTTGAGATTTGGACCCAAGTGGAGGATACATGACACTTGAATTAAACTTTGTGTTACATTTCTTCACTATTAGTTGCCAAAGGTATCATTTCCTGTATGCCTAAGAGCTTCTCCAAGGGTTGAGGTATAGTTTTGAGGCAGTGTACAAATCTTTAACAACCTAGGTGGCAGCGGTATAGGAAGGTTCAGGAAACATGACCCAGCTGACAATAGTACTCAGAGAGACAATAAGCCAGACCCCAGGGCTGTTGAGCATTGCACCCAAAAGGACACGTTAAGCAAAACCGCATTGCTAAATTCAGTTTTTCATTATTAGTTGCAAAAAGTAACATTTCCTTATgccttagagcatctccaagggGTGAGGTATAATTTTGAGGCAAAATTGAAGTTTAACAACCTAGTTGAAGTATAATAACATTTCACCAAGGGGCGCAGTGTAATACCATTTCTTCATTAGTTGTTGCAAAAAGTAACATTTCCTTTATTCCTCCCCATTTACCTTATCAATATTTTGCTCCCCAGCAAGTGATGAGGCAAAGTAGAAACCattattataaatttgtgtggatGGTGGAAAGTTGGAACATTTAGGGTCACGAAATATATTGTATACTGGAAACTAGGAACAAGTAGGAGCATGTAGAGTCACTAAATATTTCTTTTATTCCTACCCATTTACCTCATGCTTTTCAACAAGGTCTATTTGCCTTATGTGAGGGATGACGAGGTAAAACTTACCTTATTACTAACCTAGTTCCTTGGAGACCCAAAATGGTGGCATGGCAAGGCAAACATGGTTTGCCTCATGGGATACCTAGCCCCTTTGGAGATGCTTTAAAGGACCTCTGTACTCTGATGAAAGAAAAAAGTGTTATTAGTGGAGTCTTCAGCCATAGGGGTATTGATTTCCATTTTTATCAGGCCTTGCATATTAGACTTAAACCTCTGGTATATTATGGGGCTTTGGACCTTGTGAAATTCACTACAAAGTTCCTAAGTTGCTCTTGCCTTTTAAATTGTAATAATACTAATGTCATTGCCTTTAAATTGTTAATACTCATGTTAAGAATCGGTGAATCATTTATATACATCAtattggttttatttatttcaacatAACATGCAAAAGGTTCTGTTTTCCAATGAGACAGCATGACCCATTTAAAATTCTACTTTCCATGCTTTCAGTCGAGAGAATGGCATTTGTATTGTTCTGGTCGAGACTCGAAATCATGGTATTTCATTGCATACTATATAATTCACTATAAAGGCAGACGTAATGTTTCCTTTACCCACAAAAACTCGCTTCGTAGGGGCATTAGAAAGTCCAAATAGCTTAATTGTTCTTCTTCGTTCATTGTTACTGCAGATAATAGAGATGAAGCTAATAGCTTAATGTGGCTAAGGGGGGGAGCTGGGGAGCAAGGTCTTCAGTCAATGAACTTTCAAAATGTAGGTATGTTTCCATGGATGCAACAGAGATTGGATTCGACATTGATTGGAAATGATCACAATCAGCAGTACCAGTCCATGTTGGCTGCTGGTTTGCAGAATCTAGGAAGTGGGGATCAACTAAGACAACAGATGATGCACTTTCAGCAGCCTTTTCAGTATGTTCAGCAGCCGGGTAGCCACAATCCGATGCTGCAGTTACAACAGCAAGCAATTCAGCAGTCAATCCCTCATAATATCCTGCAGGGACAGCCACAAGTTTCAATGGAGAATATGCATCAGCAACTTCTCCAGCAACAATTTAACAATCAAACTGATGCGCAGGTGCAGCAACAGCAAAATGCCTATCAGGATGCACTCAAGGTTCAAAATGAACAGCTCCATCAGAGTCATGTGCCATCTCCATCATTTACAAAACCAGACTTCAGTGATTCAAGCACAAATTTCTCCACATCTACTCCTAGACAGAACGTGCTTGGTACACTCTGTCCTGAGGGGAGCGGAAATCTTTTGAGCATGTCCAGTGCTGGTCATTCAATGCCAACTGAGCAGTCACCTCAACAATCCTGGGCTCCTAAGTATGCACATGGACAAGCCAATGCTTTTTCCAACTCATTGTCATTTCCACCATTTAATGGGAAAGACAACGCAGTTGAGCAAGAGAATTTAAATTCAGATACCCATAATCCTACTCTGTTTGGTGTTAATATTGAATCTTCTGGACTACTATTCCCAAACACTGCGCCCAGTTTTGCATCTTCGTCAAATGATGCTGACATTTCAATGCCTTTAGGGAACACAGGATTTCAGAGCTCTCTGTATGGTTGCATGCAAGACTCATCTGAGTTGTTGCACGGTGCAGGGCAAGTTGATCCACCAACCCCCAACAATTGTACATTTGTCAAGGTGTGAGCTGAAAGTAAATAGGTGTTTTTgctttttcaattttgttgcTTTCATCTATTGCTGGACAGATGATACTGTGTTGCTAGTGCAGGTTTATAAGTCAGGTTCGGTTGGCCGCTCAATTGACATCTCCCGGTTCAGCAGCTATCATGAGCTGCGAGAAGAGCTGGGACAGATGTTTGGAATTGAGGGGAAGTTGGAATATCGTCTTAGATCAGGCTGGCAGCTTGTATTCGTTGACAGGGAGGATGATGTGCTTCTCCTTGGAGACGATCCATGGGAGTAAGTTCTCGGATCATTTACATATTACTCTGTTTACCATTAGATTACCTGTATACTAATTTAATTCTTTTACTAGTTAAACTACTGGATATcgtatagaagaaaaaaaatggaatatgGTTTACATTTTTGGGGAACAAGCAAATGTTATCATGGTATCAAAGTGACAGGTTTTAAGTTGAATTATTGAAGTGTTAAACGCGAATGCATGATACGAGGTGTTTTGTTATTGAAAATAATATCGAAAAGGTGTTTTGACCCGTAAGGAATAGTTTCTTTAGTCTTCTCTTGAACATTTCCTTTTAGGCAGTTACTGAAGTCTATTTAACTATACATTATATGGGGGAGCAACAAGTAATAAGACATTTTTGAGGTCTCACtaatatatgaaatcatattcAGGTCATTTGTGAACAATGTTTGGTATATCAAGATACTTTCTCCCGAGGATGTGCACAAAATGGGGCACCAAGCAGTTGAATCCTTTAGCCCAAATACGGGTCAAAGGTTGAACAGCAGTGGCTGTGAAGGGCAAGATATTGTTTCAGGGCCACCGTCTCTTGGCTCACTGGAATATTGAAACTTGTTGGTTGTGTGAAACCTTTCCACGTTCTGCTTCTAGTCCTCTTACTATGCGAGACACTTCCAGTTGAATGCATTAGCATGCGATACGAGACTCAATCTGGTGTTCGGCGTGCATTTTCATCGGTATTGTATGGCTTATCTTTCAGAGACCGTTAAGCTCTGATGAAAAAGATGTTTATGGTTAAATATATTTGAAGTTTGGGAAAATCATTCAACGTTAAAGATTTGTAGCATTGTATCCTTAGAAGGATTTTTCTTGTTTCTAGCAGCCAAT is a genomic window of Malus domestica chromosome 09, GDT2T_hap1 containing:
- the LOC103411777 gene encoding auxin response factor 8-like, encoding MKLSTSGLGQQDHEGGGGLEKKCLNSELWHACAGPLVSLPTPGTRVVYFPQGHSDQVAATTNKQVDAHIPNYPNLPPQLICQLHNVTMHADVETDEVYAQMTLQPLTPQEQKETFLPMELGLPSKQPTNYFCKTLTASDTSTHGGFSVPRRAAEKVFPPLDFSLQPPAQELIARDLHDVEWKFRHIFRGQPKRHLLTTGWSVFVSAKRLVAGDSVLFIWNEKNQLLLGIRHATRPQTVMPSSVLSSDSMHIGLLAAAAHAASTNSCFTVFYNPRASPSEFVIPLSKYIKAVFHTRVSVGMRFRMLFETEESSVRRYMGTITGISDLDPVRWPNSHWRSVKVGWDESTSGERQPRVSLWEIEPLTTFPMYPSLFPLRLKRPWIPGASSMHDNRDEANSLMWLRGGAGEQGLQSMNFQNVGMFPWMQQRLDSTLIGNDHNQQYQSMLAAGLQNLGSGDQLRQQMMHFQQPFQYVQQPGSHNPMLQLQQQAIQQSIPHNILQGQPQVSMENMHQQLLQQQFNNQTDAQVQQQQNAYQDALKVQNEQLHQSHVPSPSFTKPDFSDSSTNFSTSTPRQNVLGTLCPEGSGNLLSMSSAGHSMPTEQSPQQSWAPKYAHGQANAFSNSLSFPPFNGKDNAVEQENLNSDTHNPTLFGVNIESSGLLFPNTAPSFASSSNDADISMPLGNTGFQSSLYGCMQDSSELLHGAGQVDPPTPNNCTFVKVYKSGSVGRSIDISRFSSYHELREELGQMFGIEGKLEYRLRSGWQLVFVDREDDVLLLGDDPWESFVNNVWYIKILSPEDVHKMGHQAVESFSPNTGQRLNSSGCEGQDIVSGPPSLGSLEY